The following is a genomic window from Branchiostoma lanceolatum isolate klBraLanc5 chromosome 10, klBraLanc5.hap2, whole genome shotgun sequence.
TATTAATTGTTAAGTCAATGTGAATCATATGTGTCATACTTTTTTTGGATTTCAGAATGTCTCAAATGTTCTGATATCAACATGATTATAGTATATAGTATAGTCTGCATCATACAGTCTGCATCATACATTATTTAGAGCAATATAGATTAATGTGTTATTTATTATGTGCTATgacaaatgatgtaaaaaaTCTACTGTGGCTACTACTTTATAATTGTATGGAATGATATCTTTCACAACAAGTTCTTACTCTTGCTCATCAATAAAATTTGCATGCAAAAAAGGGGTGTTGGGTTTGATGAAAATACTGAATTTTCTCTTCTCATAACCTGCAGCttacgcgcacacacacacacacacacacacacacacacacacacacacacacacacacacacacacacacaaacacacacacgtcaaacacagacacacacacacacacacacacgtcaaacacagacacaccacacacacatacatacacgcacacacacacaaatgcacacacacacacatatgcacacacagacacaccgtgcatacacacacaggtaGACACACGCACGTACGTACAAACAAAGGGAttgcaaaatgtatatcaacAAGGAATCCTCATATATGGGTATATTACCTTTATTCAAACGATAAAACTAATAACACTGCTTGGTATAGTCTTAGTTAACAGCTATAATTTCAAACTCAATAATAAGCCACGCATTGAAATGGTTCCTTGGCAAGTTAAGGAACCATATCCTGAAAATTACCACACACGAAGAAAGTACAGACAAGTCGGACAGATATTTCTAACCATTTGCCACAACATTTATCTGTTCTATGTAAGCCTTACCTTAACctgcatgtacattttcaagttTTATACCCATTGCGTCCTAATAGCACAGGTGTATTTCCGCACTGTGCAAGCAATACAAAACGGCTGTTTTTCTATTATATCTAGAGAACAATGGACGCTTTTTCTCATACCAACGACGGAATAGAACGTTTCTGTTGGCAGTGAAACGGTTATGAAGTCAACAtaaccaatttttttcattttcggtCACACGTGACGTTCACTTCCTTCTGCTTTTCTCTTTAGCAGTTTCATTTTGCACCTGGCAAAGGGCTTGTAATGACATGATTGATATAAGTAGTTTTTTACAAGTCTTACAAAAATACTACCTGTTTACAACAAGCCTGTCTTAAAgttccttttttctcttttgcaAACCATTCTTGCTTTTGGTTCCAAACGAAAAACCGGAAGCATATGACGGACCATCAAATGTTCTTATTAAGTCAGGCCGTTGTCGTTAAAGTAACCGTGAGGCGTTTGTTCGACGGAGTAATTCCGTAACCTCATCCACCTGTCGAACACCTCCAttagaaaaatacaacaaaagacCGTGAAAAACGGCGGACGGAACCAGCTAGAGCCACTTGCAGCCAGTCTGTTATTGGCTAAACTGCAATAGACCCGATCGATCAATACTGTTGTAGAATTAGCGCCAAAAGTAAATCATTCCCGCCACTTCAGTCGTAGATTCTGAACATCTGATCTCTTTCTCTCACATCCGGGTCATTGAGCGTTCTCAGGACGGCGACGTTTCGTCTGATGGTGACGTAATATCGCTTGTCCTGACAGGACCGCAGACGATACATGTTGCCGTAGGCAGGCTCCAAACAGAAGAGGCACGCTGGGGGCGGGTCGGCTCCGTCAATCTCATCCACGTCTCTCGTCTGTCAACAAAAGACACTCaagtttgatacatgtaacgttaccttgttGTTTGCACACATGCATATATCTCATCAAATTACACTTGTGCTTTtcttaaaaacaaaaacgaaaGGTTTCACTCTTAATGACGATTACAGATCATCAGGTATTGAGTTTCGGCAATTCATTCGTGAGAAGACGTAATGGTTTCAGTGACAGTATGTAGGATTTCGTGCGGGATCTTCTATCACTTATGGACAAATCTACTTCCAAGGGATTCTATCTCGAGCTCTACCATCACATCATCCGCACATGCTCTTTTAATTGCCTTACACCAATCGGACAGCTGTACTCTAAAAGCACATCTCACCAGTGTCAGTGGCAGTTGTGGCTGATAGAAATTTGCCGCGACAGTTGCACCGTTTCCGAACTCAAGCATCACCTTAGTCTCGCTTCCGGCTGCCGACTGGTAGGTGTGCATGAGAACTGCAGCTAAAATACAATTTGAAGAATGTTGCTAAATTGAATGGTAgatttcagctcaaattccatcAAATCTGacaattttttcaaaacttcCAAGACAAAACGACCATGGGATAGATACACATGGTCAAATCAGCTGTAGCATCAACTATACTGTAGctgtagcatacatgtacctgtattaCATCTCAGCCGTTTACCAAGTATAATATGCATGAAATACAACCCGCCACTTCCCGTTTCTAGGGGGTAGTCCCTTTGACCCTTCTGTGTTGCAAATTTGCTGAGCTACCGCTTTGGTGGACCGTTCTGCAACAACGGATCGTGTCTACCTTAGCAGCCTTCCGTTTGTTAGACGCATCCAGTGGTGTGCTTGGCGAGCGGGACATTTCAGAATAGGGAAAAAGCGCACCACCAAAAAAACAccacccccccaaaaaaaacgtACGCGCCACCTCAAAAAGACATACAGAACGAATCGTACCCATGCACCTGCTAAGAGATTAGTTTTATATGAGATATTAGTATAGGAACGGAAATACCCCCTACCCTTCTCCCTCTGCTGCTTGGCGGTGATTTTGTTGCCCCTCCTGCCAGGTGACAGGTAAAAGGTCCGTCCGCGCCGGGTGTACACCAGGTAACACTGTATGGTGTCGTGCGGGCGGAGAGCCATCCTTACACACCTGTTGTACGACTGAGAAGAAACAAGTAAGGATATGAGGAAAACCCGAGTCCTTTAAACGCAGTAGCTAGTTTGTTCTTTTTTACCAGGGACTTCCCCTTGAGAATTCCCCGTATTCACAAATGTATGTAGTGGGGGTCCTGCCATTTAGAATAGTGGGTAAATGGGTGACAAATAACTGTGATGATACCTATACCTTAGCTTTCCAGGGCAGACGACATTTCAAATTGATATATAAAAAAGGGATATTCCCAATATTAAAGAATATCATACCTTAATTGATGGTGAGTAAATT
Proteins encoded in this region:
- the LOC136443627 gene encoding uncharacterized protein; this encodes MALRPHDTIQCYLVYTRRGRTFYLSPGRRGNKITAKQQREKAAVLMHTYQSAAGSETKVMLEFGNGATVAANFYQPQLPLTLTRDVDEIDGADPPPACLFCLEPAYGNMYRLRSCQDKRYYVTIRRNVAVLRTLNDPDVRERDQMFRIYD